A single Corallococcus silvisoli DNA region contains:
- the holA gene encoding DNA polymerase III subunit delta, giving the protein MDEVLAEVKGGKVWPLYLLWGEEFLVRKGADELVKTLVPDAAMGLNLAVLDAASPREVAQELATLPLFPGRKVVLVRDPEFLAPKKGKGDALAKARDAWKAGKRKEGARRLLALAGRAGWGVDQLDPRVPGAPSVEQWKDELNVELAEADLAFLQEAAAFCRDERISAPEGDASALLELLQKGVPPGHALVLAATDVDSRSPLLKFAQDKGRLFERKVAARHKDLDLSEIARDFLAPLKKKLGPGALEGLKERIGGNIRLLQSELEKLAVYADGPTIEAAHVTLLVHHAREEEFFELTEALQKRELRDALSYAEDAMGQGTHALQLLGAVASIVRSLLENHAWLEKYAGGQPPRTGRDVEARILPKLEAELKATKRKTPNAWALAFGMQAAARYERRELLNALVACADADLALKSSASGKLVIERLLWTVCTRA; this is encoded by the coding sequence ATGGACGAGGTGCTGGCGGAGGTGAAGGGCGGCAAGGTGTGGCCGCTGTACCTCCTGTGGGGCGAGGAGTTCCTGGTCCGCAAGGGCGCCGACGAGCTGGTGAAGACCCTGGTGCCGGACGCCGCCATGGGGCTGAACCTCGCGGTGCTGGACGCGGCCTCTCCGCGCGAGGTGGCGCAGGAGCTGGCCACGCTGCCGCTGTTCCCCGGGCGCAAGGTGGTGCTGGTGCGCGACCCGGAGTTCCTCGCGCCCAAGAAGGGCAAGGGCGACGCGCTGGCCAAGGCGCGCGACGCGTGGAAGGCGGGCAAGCGCAAGGAGGGGGCCCGGCGGCTGCTGGCGCTCGCGGGCCGGGCGGGCTGGGGCGTGGATCAGCTGGACCCCCGCGTGCCCGGCGCGCCGTCCGTGGAGCAGTGGAAGGACGAGCTGAACGTGGAGCTGGCGGAGGCGGACCTCGCCTTCCTCCAGGAAGCGGCGGCCTTCTGCCGCGACGAGCGCATCAGCGCCCCGGAGGGGGACGCCTCCGCGCTGCTGGAGCTGCTCCAGAAGGGCGTGCCGCCCGGACACGCGCTGGTGCTGGCGGCGACGGACGTGGACTCGCGCAGCCCGCTGCTCAAGTTCGCGCAGGACAAGGGCCGGCTCTTCGAGCGCAAGGTGGCCGCGCGCCACAAGGACCTGGACCTCAGTGAGATCGCCAGGGACTTCCTCGCGCCCCTGAAGAAGAAGCTGGGCCCGGGCGCGCTGGAGGGCCTCAAGGAGCGCATCGGCGGCAACATCCGGCTGCTCCAGTCGGAGCTGGAGAAGCTGGCCGTCTACGCGGATGGGCCCACCATCGAGGCGGCGCACGTGACGCTGCTGGTGCACCACGCGCGCGAGGAGGAGTTCTTCGAATTGACGGAGGCCCTCCAGAAGCGCGAGCTGCGCGACGCGCTCTCCTACGCCGAGGACGCGATGGGGCAGGGGACGCACGCCCTCCAGCTGCTGGGGGCCGTGGCGTCCATCGTCCGCTCCTTGCTGGAGAACCACGCCTGGCTGGAGAAGTACGCGGGCGGGCAGCCGCCGCGCACCGGCCGGGACGTGGAGGCGCGCATCCTCCCGAAGCTGGAGGCGGAGCTGAAGGCCACCAAGCGCAAGACTCCCAACGCCTGGGCGCTCGCGTTCGGCATGCAGGCGGCCGCCCGGTACGAGCGCCGCGAGCTGCTCAACGCCCTGGTGGCCTGCGCGGACGCGGACCTGGCGCTGAAGTCGTCCGCCAGCGGGAAGCTGGTCATCGAACGGCTGTTGTGGACCGTGTGCACCCGCGCCTGA
- a CDS encoding M4 family metallopeptidase, with the protein MVRTRFVALLATLPLAACGVEGMDSNSSNDQQKPDEIADVQSALSVIPGAQIVGMNADGTPHTIQGRLGQADRALTGFAVADVHTSIAGSLPSIASIFRLSASDLQVRKVSVDDQGVSHIRYAQTLNGLPVVGEELVVHVDRSGSIFGANGSARSGGTLSARPLVAAEAARTAALRDTQGTGLAVTGSRLVYVKGEQDGKLRLAHEVMVTGENALMPLRDRVYVDAINGATLLRVPEIHTALSRKVYSANNGTTTPGTLKRSEGQAAIGDSHVDMNYDMLGYTYNCYKTLFNRDSLNNAGQTLISTVHYSKNYVNAYWDGTQMVYGDGDGVNSIELGKDADVTVHELTHAVTENESNLTYSGQSGGLNEAMSDTFGAICESQSKAWSTAADIWMVGEDVWTPNIPNDALRYMDDPAKDGVSLDWAPNYSNQDVHYSSGIPNLAFALLAKGGTHPRGRSSIVVPGIGVEKAGRIWYKANTDIYTASTTFDQAKTWTIQAASALGYDQATQDAVKAAWEAVGVGVTVPPPTCTALTNGVAKTGLSGASGASAYYCIDLPASKASTYAMSGGTGDADMYIKFGSAPTTTSYDCRPYLSGNNESCSAAAKASAGKMYIMLRGYSAYSGVSLKATY; encoded by the coding sequence TTGGTTCGCACCCGTTTCGTTGCCCTGCTGGCCACCCTTCCCCTCGCCGCCTGCGGCGTCGAGGGCATGGACTCCAACTCTTCGAACGATCAGCAGAAGCCGGATGAGATCGCGGATGTGCAGAGCGCGCTGAGCGTCATCCCCGGCGCCCAGATTGTCGGCATGAACGCGGATGGGACGCCGCACACCATCCAGGGCCGCCTGGGCCAGGCGGACCGTGCGCTGACGGGCTTCGCGGTCGCGGACGTGCACACGTCCATCGCCGGGTCGCTGCCGTCCATCGCCTCCATCTTCCGCCTGAGCGCCTCCGACCTGCAGGTCCGCAAGGTGTCCGTGGACGACCAGGGCGTTTCGCACATCCGCTACGCGCAGACGCTGAACGGTCTGCCGGTGGTGGGCGAGGAGCTGGTGGTGCACGTGGACCGCTCGGGCTCCATCTTCGGGGCGAACGGTTCCGCGCGCTCCGGCGGCACGCTGTCCGCGCGTCCGCTGGTCGCCGCGGAGGCCGCCCGCACGGCGGCGCTGCGCGACACGCAGGGCACGGGCCTGGCCGTCACGGGCTCGCGGCTCGTGTACGTGAAGGGCGAGCAGGACGGCAAGCTGCGCCTGGCCCATGAGGTCATGGTGACGGGCGAGAACGCGCTGATGCCGCTGCGCGACCGCGTCTATGTGGACGCGATCAACGGCGCCACGCTGCTGCGCGTGCCGGAGATCCACACCGCGCTCAGCCGCAAGGTCTACAGCGCGAACAACGGCACCACCACGCCGGGCACGCTCAAGCGCAGCGAGGGCCAGGCGGCCATCGGTGACTCGCACGTCGACATGAACTACGACATGCTGGGCTACACCTACAACTGCTACAAGACGCTCTTCAACCGCGACTCGCTCAACAACGCGGGCCAGACGCTCATCAGCACGGTTCACTACAGCAAGAACTACGTGAACGCCTACTGGGACGGCACCCAGATGGTGTACGGCGACGGCGACGGCGTGAACTCCATCGAGCTGGGCAAGGACGCGGACGTCACCGTCCACGAGCTGACCCACGCGGTGACGGAGAACGAGTCCAACCTGACGTACTCCGGCCAGTCCGGCGGCCTCAACGAGGCGATGTCCGACACGTTCGGCGCCATCTGCGAGAGCCAGTCCAAGGCGTGGAGCACCGCCGCGGACATCTGGATGGTGGGCGAGGACGTCTGGACGCCGAACATCCCGAACGACGCCCTGCGCTACATGGACGACCCGGCGAAGGACGGCGTGTCGCTGGACTGGGCGCCGAACTACTCCAACCAGGACGTGCACTACAGCTCCGGCATCCCGAACCTGGCGTTCGCGCTGCTCGCCAAGGGTGGCACGCACCCGCGCGGCCGCAGCTCCATCGTGGTCCCGGGCATCGGCGTCGAGAAGGCCGGCCGCATCTGGTACAAGGCCAACACCGACATCTACACGGCGAGCACCACGTTCGATCAGGCGAAGACCTGGACCATCCAGGCGGCCTCGGCGCTGGGCTACGACCAGGCCACGCAGGACGCGGTGAAGGCGGCGTGGGAAGCGGTGGGCGTGGGCGTGACGGTGCCGCCCCCGACCTGCACCGCGCTGACCAACGGCGTCGCGAAGACGGGCCTGTCCGGCGCGTCCGGTGCGTCGGCGTACTACTGCATCGACCTGCCGGCCTCCAAGGCGTCCACCTACGCGATGAGCGGCGGCACGGGCGACGCGGACATGTACATCAAGTTCGGCTCCGCCCCGACGACGACCTCGTATGACTGCCGTCCGTACCTGTCCGGCAACAACGAGTCGTGCAGCGCGGCGGCGAAGGCCTCGGCGGGCAAGATGTACATCATGCTGCGCGGCTACTCGGCGTACAGCGGCGTGTCCCTCAAGGCCACGTACTAG
- a CDS encoding patatin-like phospholipase family protein, whose protein sequence is MGRRLGKVLLALVVAMGAASCHRGARATASRTCVVLSVGGTKGLAHVGALDALAARGIRIDCVVGNSMGAVVGGLYASAPGGDLRQRYRAFFTAYEEETRRTTAARGALGAAVGLLAVLVSGGALGPAVAAGALGAAGGAATVPRLSHERFTHVLERFYAGARVEDLPVPFATFHQVPSEQGLQRVTVTHGLLSSAVAASAANPLLFEDATLARIDPGADRVSATPVHDACQLFPGARLIAINVTGEPAFYRSDLDCDVREVRVEVPSPPVEAFTGRGAAFEALYDAGRDAVMRARLD, encoded by the coding sequence ATGGGGCGGCGGCTGGGCAAGGTGTTGCTGGCGCTGGTGGTGGCCATGGGGGCCGCGTCGTGCCACCGCGGCGCGCGCGCGACCGCTTCGCGGACCTGCGTGGTGCTGTCGGTGGGCGGAACCAAGGGGCTCGCGCACGTGGGCGCGCTGGATGCGCTCGCGGCCCGGGGAATCCGCATCGACTGTGTGGTGGGCAACAGCATGGGCGCGGTGGTGGGCGGCCTCTACGCCTCCGCGCCCGGGGGCGACCTGCGCCAGCGCTACCGGGCCTTCTTCACGGCTTATGAAGAAGAGACGCGCCGGACGACCGCCGCGCGCGGTGCGCTGGGGGCCGCCGTCGGCCTGTTGGCGGTGCTGGTGTCGGGCGGCGCGCTGGGGCCCGCCGTGGCGGCGGGAGCCTTGGGCGCGGCGGGCGGCGCTGCCACGGTGCCCCGGTTGAGCCACGAGCGCTTCACCCATGTGCTGGAGCGCTTCTACGCGGGAGCGCGGGTGGAGGACCTCCCCGTGCCGTTCGCCACCTTCCATCAGGTGCCCTCGGAGCAGGGCCTCCAACGCGTGACGGTGACGCACGGACTGCTGTCGTCGGCCGTGGCCGCGAGCGCCGCCAATCCGCTCCTGTTCGAGGACGCGACGCTGGCGCGCATTGATCCAGGCGCGGACCGGGTGTCCGCGACGCCCGTCCACGACGCCTGCCAGCTGTTCCCGGGGGCGCGGCTCATCGCCATCAACGTCACGGGTGAGCCGGCCTTCTACCGCTCCGACCTGGACTGTGACGTCCGGGAGGTCCGCGTGGAGGTCCCGTCGCCGCCGGTGGAGGCCTTCACCGGCCGGGGGGCCGCCTTCGAGGCCCTGTACGACGCGGGCCGGGACGCGGTGATGCGGGCGCGGCTGGACTGA
- a CDS encoding NRDE family protein: MCTVLILRNVHPEWPLVVAANRDEFYARPAHGPRILSEAPRTVGGQDVERGGTWMGVTHEGTVVALTNQRGARGLGTAPRSRGEVVLRALQAGSVEAIERYLGTLPAPEFLPFNLLYGDARTLRVAYARPGHAHLLHEDVPPGVHVLPNDSLDNLALPKVQRAHALAEAVAKRPWPQLVTGLQAALADHALPPRDATTGPLAESDLPADFLQQLQALCIHTAAYGTRSSAIVALAPGRVGHYLATDTAPCQGGWRDVTGLLTAP; encoded by the coding sequence ATGTGCACCGTGCTCATCCTCCGTAACGTCCATCCCGAGTGGCCGCTGGTCGTCGCCGCCAACCGGGATGAGTTCTACGCGCGCCCGGCCCACGGGCCGCGGATCCTCTCCGAAGCCCCGCGCACCGTAGGCGGCCAGGACGTGGAGCGAGGCGGGACGTGGATGGGCGTCACCCACGAGGGAACCGTGGTCGCCCTGACGAACCAGCGGGGCGCGCGCGGCCTGGGCACGGCCCCCCGCTCCCGGGGCGAGGTGGTGCTGAGAGCCCTCCAGGCCGGCTCGGTGGAGGCCATCGAGCGCTACCTCGGCACCCTGCCCGCCCCGGAGTTCCTCCCCTTCAACCTGCTCTACGGGGACGCACGCACGCTGCGCGTGGCCTACGCGCGGCCGGGCCACGCCCACCTGCTGCACGAGGACGTGCCCCCTGGCGTGCACGTGCTGCCCAACGACAGCCTGGACAACCTGGCGCTGCCCAAGGTCCAGCGGGCCCATGCCCTCGCGGAGGCCGTGGCGAAGCGTCCGTGGCCGCAGCTGGTGACCGGGCTCCAGGCGGCCCTGGCCGACCACGCCCTGCCGCCCCGGGACGCCACGACGGGGCCGCTGGCGGAGAGCGACCTGCCCGCGGACTTCCTCCAACAGCTCCAGGCGCTGTGCATCCACACGGCGGCGTACGGCACCCGCTCGTCCGCCATCGTCGCGCTGGCGCCCGGCCGCGTGGGGCACTACCTGGCCACCGACACCGCGCCCTGTCAGGGCGGCTGGCGCGACGTGACGGGCCTGCTCACGGCGCCGTGA
- the metG gene encoding methionine--tRNA ligase, whose amino-acid sequence MAERTLVTSALPYANGAIHLGHAVEYIQTDIYVRFLRSCGQDVVYFCADDTHGTPIEINAAKQGIPPEQFVARFHDEHQRDFRDFDIRFDYFHSTNSPENRHYAELIYGRLKDAGDIDRRDIEQTYCEKDKRFLPDRFIRGTCPNCKSPDQYGDACEKCGKTYNPTDLIDPRCALCGTPPVRRNSVHLFFKLSRHADFLQEVLKRPGFIHPGLAAQLQGFFEKGLSDWDISRDGPYFGFAIPGETDKFFYVWLDAPIGYIATTEKWAKESGRAKDALEYWGKDAPTRIVHFIGKDIVYFHALFWPAVLKVAGLHIPNEIKVHGHLTVNGEKMSKSRGTMVAARDYLDLLDPTYLRYFYAANLGAGVEDLDLNLKDFRLRVNGELVNNVGNLANRALSLLAGPLEKKLAPGRADGAGRKLVEDALARVPEVRDAFEKLEYRAAIKVITEIASTANAFLQTQAPWAQVKKDVEAARADLSDAADVAYLLGALLAPVTPRLSEKLFAQLNAPPLTFQALATAKYPLLDRAHPLGTPEPLLPRLEEDRVNAIIKAPEGAPVAQPAKAGGKDTKTEKKSMEAKSPEAQPAVPTPPASPAGEAAPAADIEYADFAKVVLKAGRIVAAEKVKGADKLLKLDVDLGEGAPRTIVSGIAEAYAPEAVAGRRVVVVANLKPRKLKGIESRGMLLTAGSGGKDLSLLDPGDVAPGSDVK is encoded by the coding sequence ATGGCGGAGAGAACCCTCGTTACCAGCGCCCTTCCGTACGCGAACGGCGCCATCCACCTCGGTCACGCCGTCGAGTACATCCAGACGGACATCTACGTGCGGTTCCTGCGCTCATGCGGGCAGGACGTCGTCTATTTCTGCGCGGACGACACGCACGGCACGCCGATTGAGATCAACGCCGCGAAGCAGGGCATCCCGCCGGAGCAGTTCGTCGCGCGCTTTCACGACGAGCACCAGCGCGACTTCCGCGACTTCGACATCCGCTTCGACTACTTCCACTCCACCAACTCGCCGGAGAACCGCCACTACGCGGAGCTCATCTACGGGCGGCTCAAGGACGCGGGCGACATCGACCGCCGCGACATCGAGCAGACCTACTGCGAGAAGGACAAGCGCTTCCTTCCGGACCGCTTCATCCGGGGCACCTGTCCCAACTGCAAGTCGCCGGATCAATACGGCGACGCGTGCGAGAAGTGCGGCAAGACCTACAACCCCACGGACCTCATCGACCCGCGCTGCGCGCTGTGCGGCACGCCGCCGGTGCGCCGCAACTCCGTGCACCTGTTCTTCAAGCTGTCGCGCCACGCGGACTTCCTCCAGGAGGTCCTGAAGCGCCCCGGCTTCATCCACCCGGGCCTCGCCGCCCAGCTCCAGGGCTTCTTCGAGAAGGGCCTGTCGGACTGGGACATCAGCCGCGACGGGCCGTACTTCGGCTTCGCGATCCCCGGGGAGACGGACAAGTTCTTCTACGTCTGGCTGGATGCGCCCATCGGGTACATCGCGACCACGGAGAAGTGGGCGAAGGAGTCCGGCCGCGCGAAGGACGCGCTGGAGTACTGGGGCAAGGACGCCCCCACGCGCATCGTCCACTTCATCGGCAAGGACATCGTCTACTTCCACGCGCTGTTCTGGCCCGCGGTGCTGAAGGTCGCGGGGCTCCACATCCCCAATGAGATCAAGGTGCACGGGCACCTGACGGTGAACGGGGAGAAGATGTCCAAGAGCCGCGGCACCATGGTGGCCGCCCGCGACTATCTGGACCTGCTGGACCCGACCTACCTGCGCTACTTCTACGCGGCCAACCTGGGCGCGGGCGTGGAGGACCTGGACCTCAACCTCAAGGACTTCCGCCTCCGGGTGAACGGCGAGCTCGTCAACAACGTGGGCAACCTGGCCAACCGCGCGCTGTCGCTGCTGGCCGGACCGCTGGAGAAGAAGCTCGCGCCGGGCCGCGCGGACGGGGCGGGGCGCAAGCTGGTGGAGGACGCCCTGGCCCGGGTGCCGGAGGTGCGCGACGCGTTCGAGAAGCTGGAGTACCGCGCCGCCATCAAGGTCATCACGGAGATCGCCTCCACGGCGAACGCGTTCCTGCAGACGCAGGCGCCGTGGGCGCAGGTGAAGAAGGACGTGGAGGCGGCGCGGGCGGACCTGTCGGACGCGGCGGACGTGGCGTACCTGCTGGGCGCGCTGCTCGCGCCAGTGACGCCTCGGCTGTCGGAGAAGCTGTTCGCCCAGCTCAACGCGCCGCCCCTGACGTTCCAGGCGCTGGCCACCGCGAAGTACCCGTTGCTCGACCGCGCCCATCCGCTGGGCACGCCGGAGCCGCTGTTGCCCCGGCTGGAAGAGGACCGCGTCAACGCCATCATCAAGGCGCCCGAGGGCGCGCCTGTCGCCCAGCCCGCGAAGGCTGGCGGCAAGGACACGAAGACGGAGAAGAAGTCCATGGAAGCGAAGAGCCCGGAGGCGCAGCCCGCGGTGCCCACCCCACCGGCGTCCCCCGCCGGCGAGGCCGCGCCCGCCGCCGACATCGAGTACGCGGACTTCGCCAAGGTGGTGCTGAAGGCGGGGCGCATCGTGGCCGCGGAGAAGGTGAAGGGCGCGGACAAGCTGCTCAAGCTGGACGTGGACCTGGGCGAGGGCGCGCCGCGCACCATCGTCTCCGGCATCGCGGAGGCGTACGCGCCGGAGGCCGTGGCGGGCCGTCGCGTGGTGGTGGTGGCGAACCTCAAGCCGCGCAAGCTCAAGGGCATCGAGTCGCGCGGCATGCTGCTGACGGCCGGCTCGGGCGGCAAGGACCTGTCCCTGTTGGATCCGGGCGACGTGGCGCCCGGCAGCGACGTGAAGTAG
- a CDS encoding HEAT repeat domain-containing protein, which produces MADWRAERDRALLTLEREKRPASRAEAADLLFQLASEEPAHAAEFLDVLARLLGDAQPEVRRSGVSLASVVLPPEQLPDMLLPRLRDDDTRVRLEATGRLADLALPHARGALAGMLEDPTPEVRFEAARGIAALKHPAGLEVLVAALDVDTLRFRALGALAELEDARALPAVKRLFGKWLLPAFDKTQAAGVLMKLGDPEGADWLMQRTRKKWSADRALAVELCGELKVPGALERLKDILGDAKDACRGAAARGLGRLGDARALPWLLAVLEDRSAPEDDRLDAADGVWRLGVAEGLERVRAAVPTFASEDARSELEELFREGP; this is translated from the coding sequence GTGGCGGATTGGCGTGCCGAGCGGGATCGCGCTCTGTTGACCCTGGAGCGGGAGAAGCGTCCGGCGAGCCGGGCCGAGGCGGCGGACCTGCTGTTCCAACTGGCCTCCGAGGAGCCCGCGCACGCCGCGGAGTTCCTGGACGTGCTCGCGCGACTGCTCGGGGATGCCCAGCCGGAGGTGCGCCGCTCGGGGGTGAGTCTGGCCTCGGTGGTGCTGCCGCCGGAGCAGCTCCCGGACATGCTGCTGCCCCGCTTGCGCGACGACGACACCCGGGTGCGGTTGGAGGCCACCGGCCGGCTCGCGGACCTGGCGCTGCCCCATGCGCGCGGGGCGCTCGCGGGCATGTTGGAGGACCCCACGCCGGAGGTGCGCTTCGAGGCCGCGCGAGGCATCGCCGCCCTCAAGCACCCCGCGGGCCTGGAGGTCCTCGTGGCCGCGCTGGACGTGGACACGCTGCGCTTCCGGGCGCTGGGGGCGCTCGCGGAGCTGGAGGACGCGCGGGCGCTTCCCGCGGTGAAGCGCCTCTTCGGCAAGTGGCTGCTGCCCGCCTTCGACAAGACGCAGGCGGCCGGCGTGCTGATGAAGCTGGGCGACCCCGAGGGCGCGGACTGGCTGATGCAGCGCACGCGCAAGAAGTGGAGCGCGGACCGGGCGCTCGCGGTGGAGCTGTGCGGCGAGCTGAAGGTGCCGGGCGCGCTGGAGCGGCTGAAGGACATCCTCGGCGACGCGAAGGACGCATGCCGGGGCGCCGCCGCGCGCGGGCTGGGCCGGCTGGGAGATGCCCGGGCGCTGCCCTGGCTGCTCGCCGTGCTGGAGGACCGGAGCGCCCCCGAGGACGACCGGCTGGACGCGGCGGATGGCGTGTGGCGCCTGGGCGTGGCGGAGGGGCTGGAGCGCGTGCGCGCCGCCGTGCCCACCTTCGCCTCGGAGGACGCGCGCAGCGAACTGGAAGAGCTGTTTCGGGAGGGCCCATGA
- a CDS encoding TatD family hydrolase: MRLVDAHCHLEPKDYADVAPVLERARAAGLVHAVLVGQFHGPGDWGHALEVAARHPEFLSPTLGIHPHEAARATEADFEMLERTCARPELRAVGEAGLDYYYDRSPREVQATVFRRQCALAKRLGKPLVVHVRDAHDDCDAALAAEDVTNGVIHCFTGDTAAARKYLDRGFFLSLSGVITYKKTEALQDAVRFAPLERLMVETDSPFLAPVPHRGRKNEPAHVLETAKKVAELKGVSLEEVARVTTANAARLFNLTLD, from the coding sequence ATGAGACTGGTTGATGCGCACTGCCACCTGGAGCCGAAGGACTACGCGGACGTGGCGCCGGTGCTGGAGCGCGCGCGGGCCGCGGGGCTGGTGCACGCGGTGCTGGTGGGGCAGTTCCACGGCCCCGGGGACTGGGGCCACGCGCTGGAGGTGGCCGCGCGGCACCCGGAGTTCCTGTCGCCCACGCTGGGCATCCACCCGCACGAGGCCGCCCGCGCCACCGAAGCGGACTTCGAGATGCTGGAGCGCACCTGCGCCCGTCCGGAGCTGCGCGCGGTGGGCGAGGCCGGGCTGGACTACTACTACGACCGCTCGCCGCGCGAGGTGCAGGCCACCGTCTTCCGGCGCCAGTGCGCGCTCGCGAAGCGCCTGGGCAAGCCGCTGGTGGTGCACGTGCGCGACGCGCATGACGACTGCGACGCGGCGCTGGCGGCGGAGGACGTCACGAACGGCGTCATCCACTGCTTCACCGGGGACACGGCCGCGGCGCGCAAGTACCTGGACCGGGGCTTCTTCCTGTCGCTCTCCGGCGTCATCACCTACAAGAAGACCGAAGCCCTCCAGGACGCGGTGCGCTTCGCGCCGCTGGAGCGCCTGATGGTGGAGACGGACAGCCCCTTCCTCGCGCCGGTGCCCCACCGCGGCCGCAAGAACGAGCCCGCGCACGTGCTGGAGACGGCGAAGAAGGTGGCGGAGCTGAAGGGCGTCTCGCTGGAAGAGGTGGCCCGCGTCACCACGGCGAACGCGGCCCGCCTCTTCAACCTCACGCTGGACTGA
- a CDS encoding HD domain-containing phosphohydrolase produces MAKRLGERLIEAGLVTPGAVEQGLEHQKITGHKLGDCLVELGLLQEAALLRLLANEFQTRFVTADKLAKVRIDTKVLDKLPVRLAEAQNVLPLAVDPERKLLSVVAAEPQNKSLLDEIALVTGMSEVYAYIGLRSAISAAIRKHYYGDPTAFTTLLEGPSTGGPRRPDTPSNTHVGTEPGRSGTSAGRSATSIQMRLETDARMRLQRSGSGTNVARVSTQRREPGGPRGLISDTDYVETLSLMVGLLEQDRPRHRGHSAQLARQAGIVGQRMGMPHKELAALSIAAYLHDLGKPPERHFSLASNAANAEWKAQAKACCRAPTKLFETVHLPAQVNTILAQLYEAWDGSGTPQGAKGEDITLGARILAAVDSFLELTKNPGNAHGRVFTKPQALEHLRKNAGVLYDPVVADIVGQLQSGSLLVHRLASEGRQVLIAEPDEATRGELLEAVLKQELVAHALSTLDGALDGLARQDCDVLVVSLRLGQQEVMDLLEAVRSMPESAGLPIAVVGEPDAQARERLLMAGATAVLSASDKPEVARTVHALFQDRVQHNGPGRVVRGSFDELPPRELLRTLGGGKKSGKLQLRHHTLEGSLHLERGRVVHAAFGGHAGEPALQALLKLKQADFVYDPDALLLDMPQLDQDLEALANALSPA; encoded by the coding sequence ATGGCGAAGCGGCTGGGAGAGCGGTTGATTGAGGCCGGCCTCGTGACGCCAGGGGCCGTGGAGCAAGGTCTGGAGCACCAGAAGATCACCGGCCACAAGCTGGGGGACTGTCTGGTGGAGCTGGGCCTGCTCCAGGAGGCCGCGCTGCTGCGGCTCCTGGCCAACGAGTTCCAGACCCGCTTCGTCACCGCGGACAAGCTGGCCAAGGTCCGCATCGACACGAAGGTGCTCGACAAGCTGCCGGTCCGGCTGGCGGAAGCGCAGAACGTGCTCCCGCTGGCCGTGGATCCGGAGCGCAAGCTGTTGTCGGTGGTGGCCGCCGAGCCACAGAACAAGTCGCTGCTGGATGAGATCGCCCTCGTCACGGGCATGTCGGAGGTCTACGCGTACATCGGCCTGCGCAGCGCCATCTCCGCCGCGATCCGCAAGCACTACTACGGCGACCCCACCGCGTTCACCACGCTCCTGGAGGGCCCCTCCACGGGTGGGCCCCGCCGTCCGGACACGCCGTCCAACACCCACGTGGGCACGGAGCCCGGCCGGAGTGGCACCTCCGCGGGACGCAGCGCCACCAGCATCCAGATGCGCCTGGAGACGGACGCGCGGATGCGGCTGCAGCGCTCCGGCAGCGGCACGAACGTGGCGCGCGTCTCCACGCAGCGGCGCGAGCCGGGCGGCCCGCGCGGGCTCATCAGCGACACGGACTACGTGGAGACGCTGAGCCTGATGGTGGGCCTGCTGGAGCAGGACCGGCCCCGGCACCGGGGCCACTCGGCGCAGCTGGCGCGACAGGCGGGCATCGTCGGTCAGCGCATGGGCATGCCGCACAAGGAGCTGGCCGCGCTGTCCATCGCCGCGTACCTGCACGACCTGGGCAAGCCCCCGGAGCGCCACTTCTCGCTCGCGAGCAACGCGGCCAACGCGGAGTGGAAGGCCCAGGCGAAGGCGTGCTGCCGCGCGCCGACGAAGCTCTTCGAGACGGTGCACCTGCCCGCGCAGGTGAACACCATCCTCGCGCAGCTGTACGAGGCCTGGGACGGCTCCGGCACCCCCCAGGGCGCCAAGGGCGAGGACATCACCCTGGGCGCGCGCATCCTGGCCGCGGTGGACAGCTTCCTGGAGCTGACCAAGAATCCGGGCAACGCGCACGGCCGCGTCTTCACCAAGCCGCAGGCGCTGGAGCACCTGCGCAAGAACGCGGGCGTGCTCTACGACCCGGTGGTGGCGGACATCGTCGGCCAGCTCCAGAGCGGCTCGCTGCTGGTGCACCGGCTGGCCAGCGAGGGTCGGCAGGTGCTCATCGCCGAACCGGACGAAGCCACGCGCGGGGAGCTGCTGGAGGCGGTGCTCAAGCAGGAGCTGGTGGCGCACGCGCTGTCCACGCTGGACGGAGCCCTGGACGGCCTGGCGCGGCAGGACTGCGACGTGCTGGTGGTGAGCCTGCGGCTGGGACAGCAGGAAGTGATGGACCTGCTGGAGGCCGTCCGCTCCATGCCGGAGAGCGCGGGCCTGCCCATCGCCGTGGTGGGCGAGCCGGATGCCCAGGCGCGCGAGCGGCTGCTGATGGCGGGCGCGACGGCGGTGCTGTCCGCGTCCGACAAGCCGGAGGTCGCGCGCACCGTCCACGCGCTCTTCCAGGACCGGGTGCAGCACAACGGCCCGGGCCGGGTGGTGCGGGGCAGCTTCGACGAGCTTCCCCCGCGCGAGCTGCTGCGCACGCTGGGCGGCGGCAAGAAGAGCGGGAAGCTCCAGCTGCGGCACCACACGCTGGAGGGCTCGCTGCACCTGGAGCGGGGCCGCGTGGTGCACGCCGCGTTCGGTGGACACGCGGGCGAGCCCGCGCTGCAGGCCCTGCTGAAGCTGAAGCAGGCGGACTTCGTCTACGACCCGGACGCCCTGCTCCTGGACATGCCGCAGTTGGACCAGGACCTGGAGGCCCTGGCCAACGCGCTCAGTCCAGCGTGA